In Streptomyces nojiriensis, one genomic interval encodes:
- the rph gene encoding ribonuclease PH, which yields MSRIDGRTPEQLRPVTIERGWSKHAEGSVLVSFGDTKVFCTASFTEGVPRWRKGSGEGWVTSEYSMLPRSTNTRGDRESVRGKIGGRTHEISRLIGRSLRAVIDYKALGENTIVLDCDVLQADGGTRTAAITGAYVALADAVAWGQKKKFIKAGRKPLTGTVAAVSVGIVDGVPLLDLCYEEDVRAETDMNVVCTGDGRFVEVQGTAEGEPFDRKELNALLDLAAGGCADLEAIQRGALEL from the coding sequence ATGTCTCGCATCGACGGCCGTACGCCCGAACAGCTCCGCCCGGTCACCATCGAACGCGGATGGAGCAAGCACGCCGAGGGCTCCGTCCTCGTCTCCTTCGGAGACACCAAGGTCTTCTGCACCGCCTCCTTCACCGAAGGCGTCCCGCGCTGGCGCAAGGGCAGCGGCGAAGGCTGGGTCACCTCCGAATACTCGATGCTGCCCCGCTCCACCAACACCCGCGGCGACCGCGAATCCGTCCGCGGCAAGATCGGCGGCCGCACCCACGAGATCTCCCGCCTGATCGGCCGCTCCCTGCGCGCCGTCATCGACTACAAGGCCCTCGGCGAGAACACCATCGTCCTGGACTGCGACGTCCTCCAGGCCGACGGCGGCACCCGCACCGCCGCCATCACCGGCGCCTACGTCGCCCTCGCCGACGCCGTCGCCTGGGGCCAGAAGAAGAAGTTCATCAAGGCCGGCCGCAAGCCGCTCACCGGCACCGTCGCCGCCGTCAGCGTCGGCATCGTCGACGGCGTCCCGCTCCTCGACCTCTGCTACGAGGAGGACGTGCGCGCCGAGACCGACATGAACGTGGTCTGCACCGGCGACGGCCGCTTCGTCGAGGTCCAGGGCACCGCCGAGGGCGAGCCCTTCGACCGCAAGGAACTGAACGCCCTCCTCGACCTCGCCGCCGGCGGCTGCGCGGACCTGGAAGCCATCCAGCGGGGCGCACTCGAACTGTAA
- a CDS encoding PTS transporter subunit EIIC has translation MSVSSSEAAPQPNWRNNLFQGLQKMGRSLQLPIAVLPAAGILLRLGQPDVFGSDGLQWTDVAKVMAGAGGALLDPDLGLPLLFCIGVAIGMAKKADGSTALAATAGFLVYRGVLHAFQKACPAGTKDIGGGCLGPNDTFVAYTYQNPGVFGGIIMGLLAAYFWQRYHRVKLVDWLGFFNGRRLVPIVMSFVAIAFAALCLWVWPPVGDALESFSDWLRGLGAWGGGIFGVANRALLVIGLHQFLNVPVWFQFGSYTAPDGKTYHGDINMFLHGDPTAGLFLTGFFPIMMFALPAAALAITHCAKPQRRKEVGGLMLSVALTSFVTGITEPLEYSFLFVAPALYAVHAVLTGVSMAVSWGLGVKDGFSFSAGLIDYVINWNLATKPWLIVPIGLCFALVYYVVFRFAITKFDLATPGRESDEEIEAMQSETTKA, from the coding sequence ATGAGCGTGAGCAGCTCCGAAGCAGCGCCACAGCCGAACTGGCGGAACAACCTGTTCCAAGGGCTGCAGAAGATGGGGCGCAGCCTTCAGCTCCCGATCGCCGTCCTGCCCGCGGCGGGCATCCTGCTGCGGCTCGGGCAGCCGGACGTCTTCGGCTCGGACGGCCTGCAGTGGACGGACGTCGCCAAGGTGATGGCGGGCGCGGGCGGGGCGCTGCTCGATCCCGATCTCGGCCTGCCGCTCCTCTTCTGCATCGGCGTCGCCATCGGCATGGCGAAGAAGGCGGACGGTTCGACCGCCCTCGCGGCCACGGCGGGGTTCCTCGTCTACCGGGGGGTGCTGCACGCGTTCCAGAAGGCCTGCCCGGCGGGGACCAAGGACATCGGGGGCGGCTGCCTGGGGCCGAACGACACCTTCGTGGCGTACACGTACCAGAACCCCGGGGTCTTCGGCGGCATCATCATGGGGCTGCTGGCGGCCTATTTCTGGCAGCGGTACCACCGGGTGAAGCTGGTGGACTGGCTCGGCTTCTTCAACGGCCGGCGGCTGGTCCCGATCGTCATGTCCTTCGTCGCGATCGCCTTCGCCGCGCTCTGCCTGTGGGTCTGGCCGCCGGTCGGTGACGCGCTGGAGAGCTTCTCCGACTGGCTGCGCGGGCTCGGTGCGTGGGGCGGTGGCATCTTCGGCGTCGCGAACCGCGCGTTGCTGGTGATCGGCCTGCACCAGTTCCTGAACGTGCCGGTGTGGTTCCAGTTCGGGTCGTACACGGCGCCGGACGGGAAGACGTACCACGGTGACATCAACATGTTCCTGCACGGCGACCCGACCGCGGGGCTGTTCCTGACGGGCTTCTTCCCGATCATGATGTTCGCGCTGCCGGCGGCGGCGCTGGCGATCACGCACTGCGCGAAGCCGCAGCGGCGCAAGGAGGTCGGCGGTCTGATGCTGTCGGTGGCGCTGACCTCGTTCGTCACCGGGATCACCGAGCCGCTGGAGTACTCCTTCCTCTTCGTCGCGCCCGCGCTGTACGCGGTGCACGCGGTGCTGACGGGTGTGTCCATGGCGGTGTCGTGGGGGTTGGGCGTCAAGGACGGCTTCAGCTTCTCGGCGGGTCTGATCGACTACGTCATCAACTGGAACCTGGCGACGAAGCCCTGGCTGATCGTTCCGATCGGTCTGTGCTTCGCGCTCGTCTACTACGTGGTGTTCCGCTTCGCGATCACGAAGTTCGACCTGGCGACGCCCGGCCGGGAGTCGGACGAGGAGATCGAGGCGATGCAGTCGGAGACCACCAAGGCCTGA
- a CDS encoding PTS transporter subunit EIIC: MSTATDAAAPPAKKRGSGLFQGLQKVGRSLQLPIAVLPAAGILLRLGQPDVFGADGLGWGKVATVFATAGDAVFSNLPLLFCIGVAIGFAKKADGSTALAALVGFLVYKNVLTAFPVHEAIINTTENKGVDIPAVYNNPGVLGGIIMGLLAAVLWQRYHRTKLVDWLGFFNGRRLVPIIMAFVGVIVGVFFGLVWQPIGEVISNFGEWMTGLGAAGAGIFGVINRALIPIGMHQFVNTVAWFQIGDFTNAAGEVVHGDLNRFFAGDPEAGLFMTGFFPIMMFGLPAAALAIAHTARPERRKAVTGMMVSLALTSFVTGVTEPIEFSFMFIAPVLYAIHAVLTALSMAITWALGVHAGFTFSAGLIDLGLGWSKATNPWMIIPVGLVFGAVYYFGFRFAITKFNLPTPGRESDEELAEMAKADAK; the protein is encoded by the coding sequence ATGAGTACGGCTACTGACGCCGCTGCGCCGCCCGCCAAGAAGCGGGGATCCGGCCTGTTCCAGGGTCTGCAGAAGGTCGGCCGCAGCCTCCAGCTGCCCATCGCCGTCCTGCCCGCCGCGGGCATCCTGCTCCGGCTGGGCCAGCCCGACGTCTTCGGCGCGGACGGTCTCGGCTGGGGCAAGGTCGCCACGGTGTTCGCCACCGCCGGTGACGCCGTCTTCAGCAACCTGCCGCTCCTGTTCTGCATCGGTGTCGCCATCGGCTTCGCCAAGAAGGCGGACGGCTCCACGGCGCTCGCCGCCCTCGTCGGCTTCCTCGTCTACAAGAACGTGCTCACCGCGTTCCCGGTGCACGAGGCCATCATCAACACCACCGAGAACAAGGGTGTCGACATCCCGGCGGTGTACAACAACCCCGGTGTCCTCGGCGGCATCATCATGGGTCTGCTCGCCGCGGTCCTGTGGCAGCGCTACCACCGCACCAAGCTGGTGGACTGGCTCGGCTTCTTCAACGGCCGCCGGCTCGTCCCGATCATCATGGCCTTCGTCGGCGTCATCGTCGGGGTGTTCTTCGGCCTGGTGTGGCAGCCGATCGGCGAGGTCATCTCCAACTTCGGTGAGTGGATGACCGGGCTGGGCGCCGCGGGCGCCGGCATCTTCGGTGTCATCAACCGCGCACTGATCCCGATCGGCATGCACCAGTTCGTCAACACCGTCGCCTGGTTCCAGATCGGTGACTTCACCAACGCCGCCGGCGAGGTCGTCCACGGTGACCTGAACCGCTTCTTCGCCGGTGACCCGGAGGCCGGTCTGTTCATGACGGGCTTCTTCCCGATCATGATGTTCGGCCTCCCGGCCGCCGCCCTGGCCATCGCCCACACCGCCCGCCCGGAGCGCCGCAAGGCCGTCACCGGCATGATGGTCTCGCTCGCCCTCACCTCGTTCGTCACGGGTGTCACCGAGCCCATCGAGTTCTCGTTCATGTTCATCGCGCCGGTGCTGTACGCGATCCACGCCGTCCTGACCGCCCTCTCCATGGCGATCACCTGGGCGCTGGGGGTCCACGCGGGCTTCACCTTCTCCGCGGGTCTGATCGACCTCGGTCTCGGCTGGAGCAAGGCGACCAACCCATGGATGATCATTCCGGTGGGTCTGGTCTTCGGAGCGGTCTACTACTTCGGGTTCCGCTTCGCGATCACCAAGTTCAACCTCCCGACGCCGGGCCGCGAGTCCGACGAGGAGCTGGCCGAGATGGCCAAGGCGGACGCCAAGTAG
- a CDS encoding MBL fold metallo-hydrolase, which yields MKLTVVGCSGSFPSAESACSSYLVEADGFRLLLDMGNGALGELQRHIGLYDLDAIFLSHLHADHCIDMCAYFVARYYRHEGGRCGTIPVYGPEGTERRLTTAYDDVPDERSMSEVFDFRTLKSGTFEIGPFQIRTERVSHPVEAYGIRIEHGGRSLTYSGDTGTCPELGLLADGTDLFLCESSFTHGKEDIPGLHLNGREAGEYAAGGRVGRLVLTHIPPWTDPEQNLADARAVYDGPVELAHAGAVYEL from the coding sequence ATGAAGCTCACCGTCGTCGGCTGCTCGGGGTCGTTCCCGTCCGCGGAATCGGCCTGTTCGAGCTACCTCGTCGAGGCCGACGGCTTCCGGCTGCTCCTCGACATGGGCAACGGCGCCCTCGGCGAGCTGCAGCGCCACATCGGCCTCTACGACCTCGACGCGATCTTCCTGAGCCACCTGCACGCCGACCACTGCATCGACATGTGCGCGTACTTCGTCGCCCGCTACTACCGGCACGAGGGCGGCCGCTGCGGCACGATCCCCGTCTACGGGCCCGAGGGCACCGAGCGCCGCCTGACCACCGCCTACGACGACGTCCCCGACGAGCGCTCGATGAGCGAGGTCTTCGACTTCCGCACCCTGAAGTCCGGGACCTTCGAGATCGGCCCGTTCCAGATCCGCACCGAGCGGGTCTCCCACCCGGTCGAGGCGTACGGCATCCGCATCGAGCACGGCGGCCGCTCGCTCACGTACTCCGGGGACACCGGCACCTGCCCCGAGCTGGGCCTGCTCGCCGACGGCACCGACCTGTTCCTGTGCGAGTCCTCCTTCACGCACGGCAAGGAGGACATCCCGGGCCTCCACCTGAACGGCCGCGAGGCGGGCGAGTACGCGGCGGGCGGCCGCGTCGGCCGGCTCGTCCTCACCCACATCCCGCCGTGGACCGACCCCGAGCAGAACCTCGCCGACGCCCGCGCGGTCTACGACGGTCCGGTCGAGCTGGCGCACGCGGGCGCGGTCTACGAGCTCTGA
- a CDS encoding DUF488 domain-containing protein, protein MTRKPVIRLRRVYDPPEPGADGVRVLVDRLWPRGLAKAVAGVDEWPKAVTPSAELRKWFHDGGSAREFRRRYEAELAEPGAVAELGRLRSLAEAGPVTLLTAVKDPASSHAAILAERLSD, encoded by the coding sequence GTGACGCGGAAACCGGTGATCCGCCTGCGGCGGGTGTACGACCCGCCGGAGCCGGGGGCGGACGGGGTGCGGGTCCTCGTGGACCGGCTCTGGCCGCGGGGCCTGGCGAAGGCGGTGGCGGGGGTGGACGAGTGGCCGAAGGCGGTGACGCCGTCGGCGGAGCTGCGGAAGTGGTTCCACGACGGCGGTTCGGCGCGGGAGTTCCGGCGGCGGTACGAGGCGGAGCTGGCGGAGCCGGGGGCGGTGGCGGAACTCGGCCGCCTGCGGTCGCTGGCCGAGGCGGGCCCGGTCACCCTCCTGACCGCGGTCAAGGACCCGGCCTCAAGCCATGCGGCGATCCTGGCGGAGCGGCTGTCGGACTGA
- a CDS encoding PLP-dependent cysteine synthase family protein codes for MRYDSPLAAVGNTPLVRLPRLSPSDDVRIWAKLEDRNPTGSIKDRPALHMVEQAEKDGRLYPGCTILEPTSGNTGISLAMAAKLKGYRIVCVMPENTSQERRDLLAMWGAEIISSPAAGGSNTAVRVAKELAAEHPDWVMLYQYGNPDNAGAHYATTGPEILTDLPSITHFVAGLGTTGTLMGVGRYLRENVPGIKIVAAEPRYDDLVYGLRNLDEGFVPELYDASVLTTRFSVGSADAVTRTRELLQLEGIFAGVSTGAALHAAIGVGRKAVVAGESADIVFVVADGGWKYLSTGVYTAATTEEAIEVLQGQLWA; via the coding sequence ATGCGCTACGACTCCCCGCTGGCCGCGGTCGGCAACACGCCGCTGGTCCGGCTGCCCCGGCTGTCGCCCTCGGACGACGTCCGCATCTGGGCGAAGCTGGAGGACCGCAACCCGACCGGCTCGATCAAGGACCGCCCCGCGCTCCACATGGTCGAGCAGGCCGAGAAGGACGGCCGGCTCTACCCCGGCTGCACCATCCTGGAGCCCACCTCGGGCAACACCGGCATCTCGCTGGCGATGGCGGCCAAGCTCAAGGGCTACCGCATCGTGTGCGTGATGCCGGAGAACACCAGCCAGGAGCGGCGCGACCTGCTGGCCATGTGGGGAGCCGAGATCATCTCGTCGCCGGCCGCCGGCGGCTCGAACACCGCGGTCCGGGTGGCCAAGGAACTGGCCGCCGAGCACCCCGACTGGGTGATGCTCTACCAGTACGGCAACCCGGACAACGCGGGCGCCCACTACGCCACCACGGGCCCGGAGATCCTCACGGACCTCCCCTCCATCACCCACTTCGTGGCGGGCCTGGGCACCACCGGCACCCTCATGGGCGTCGGCCGCTACCTGCGCGAGAACGTGCCGGGCATCAAGATCGTCGCAGCCGAGCCGCGCTACGACGACCTGGTCTACGGGCTGCGCAACCTGGACGAGGGCTTCGTCCCGGAGCTCTACGACGCCTCCGTGCTCACCACCCGCTTCTCGGTGGGCTCGGCGGACGCGGTGACCCGCACGCGGGAGCTCCTCCAGCTGGAGGGGATCTTCGCCGGCGTCTCCACGGGGGCCGCCCTGCACGCGGCGATCGGCGTCGGCCGCAAGGCGGTGGTCGCGGGCGAATCGGCGGACATCGTCTTCGTCGTGGCCGACGGCGGCTGGAAGTACCTGTCGACGGGCGTCTACACGGCCGCGACCACCGAGGAAGCCATCGAGGTCCTCCAGGGCCAACTCTGGGCGTAG
- a CDS encoding MoaD/ThiS family protein, protein MAIEVRIPTILRTYTEGEKAVSGEGATLADLFADLETRHKGIEERIVDGGQLRRFVNVYLNDEDVRFLDGISTALKDGDSVTILPAVAGGSK, encoded by the coding sequence ATGGCCATCGAGGTCCGCATCCCCACCATCCTCCGCACCTACACCGAAGGCGAGAAGGCCGTCTCCGGTGAGGGCGCGACGCTCGCCGACCTCTTTGCCGACCTGGAGACCCGTCACAAGGGCATCGAGGAGCGCATCGTCGACGGCGGCCAGCTCCGCCGCTTCGTCAACGTCTACCTCAACGACGAGGACGTCCGCTTCCTCGACGGCATCTCCACCGCCCTCAAGGACGGCGACAGCGTCACCATCCTCCCGGCCGTGGCCGGCGGATCGAAGTAA
- a CDS encoding putative leader peptide, whose translation MVSHDVSIETPGRLLLVARLHVDLCRLASAICPAL comes from the coding sequence ATGGTTTCCCACGACGTGAGCATCGAGACGCCCGGCAGGCTGCTGCTCGTGGCGCGGCTGCACGTCGACCTGTGCCGCCTCGCCAGTGCCATCTGTCCTGCGCTCTGA
- a CDS encoding Mov34/MPN/PAD-1 family protein, giving the protein MLTLTQALYDQIVEHARQDHPDEACGVVAGPAGTDRPERFVPMLNAARSPTFYEFDSKDLLKLYRDLDDRDEEPVIVYHSHTATEAYPSRTDVTYANEPGAHYVLVSTADKDGLGEFQFRSYRIVDGVITEEEVQVVDAY; this is encoded by the coding sequence ATGCTGACCCTCACCCAGGCCCTGTACGACCAGATCGTCGAGCACGCCCGCCAGGACCACCCCGACGAGGCGTGCGGTGTCGTGGCCGGCCCGGCGGGCACCGACCGCCCCGAGCGGTTCGTCCCGATGCTCAACGCGGCCCGCTCGCCCACGTTCTACGAGTTCGACTCGAAGGATCTGCTGAAGCTCTACCGCGATCTGGACGACCGCGACGAGGAGCCGGTGATCGTCTACCACTCGCACACCGCGACCGAGGCCTACCCCTCGCGCACCGACGTCACGTACGCGAACGAGCCCGGCGCGCACTACGTGCTCGTCTCGACGGCGGACAAGGACGGCCTCGGGGAGTTCCAGTTCCGCTCCTACCGGATCGTCGACGGAGTGATCACCGAGGAGGAAGTGCAGGTCGTCGACGCCTACTGA